Genomic segment of Chitinophaga varians:
CTTCACCGATGAAAGTCACCTGAGCCGGCTGTTCCGTAAATACTATGGTGTAAGCCCGGCGGCGTATCGCCGGAACAAACTCGCGGAAAAAGCAGGCACTACCATGTAGTCATCACCCGAAAAAAAATTCATTGAAAAATTTCGATGTTTCAAAAAAAGCATTACCTTTGTGTCATGGATGTGGGAATTATAGAAAAAGCAGCAAATGCCATAGCCGATAAACACAGATTATCAATTATTATGGAGATCGCCCAAAAGGGCAGCATAGTATGCGGTGATGTTTGTTGTCTTTGTTCCTTGTCACAGCCTACTGTTTCGCATCACGTGAAGATATTGGTAGACAGCGGAGTGTTGAACTCCATCAAGAACGGACGTATTGTGGAGTTGACGATCAACAAGGAGATGATGAAACAATTATCATTGTTCTTTTTACAATTAAGCTGAGCAAACAGCTTTTTTTTATCGGCTAAAACATCGATAGTTTTAAATAAAT
This window contains:
- a CDS encoding ArsR/SmtB family transcription factor, which gives rise to MDVGIIEKAANAIADKHRLSIIMEIAQKGSIVCGDVCCLCSLSQPTVSHHVKILVDSGVLNSIKNGRIVELTINKEMMKQLSLFFLQLS